A genomic stretch from Mya arenaria isolate MELC-2E11 chromosome 10, ASM2691426v1 includes:
- the LOC128205150 gene encoding uncharacterized protein LOC128205150 isoform X2 produces MFEKLVCIKGEWKFVEFEEPKQAEDPYTVLKTQACDAIRNAFSLAFPEGEELKLNIDNAFPLLKSLGFNPHVEKVVDLVRESGIESFGEIDPTEFETVVLGLVQTKDAELWDKRLEEKQRQHDLREAEKAKKEADLIKLEADRRRAGFDVEEVETDEFEEFERRRQEEAALLAREAREDQLYDNMQMAFKFIDSDGDGVISTSDVYNLMMGLGEMLTDDELFGMVNVVDLDCDGKVTFDDFRKFLLPQSGDETLITSPAELAQRLIESTAPVSVAYDTKAENADKDADVLNENVGENADVIPNQNADDVNGGGVETELGSGEKEKEETAVTSEAEVVTEKTEEDTKKKADYQRKRSMLWGYTSSSSTDTVKREDRVTSVSSESDSVFLDAKQTTPDTPEVITDDGTLDCANLEKPEVDDDNRLTDPPDTPGQLLLDAIKEEDEHSNYDVERKGDEKEVNDKHEQKPDVKPVLHIEHKKKLFSRQSSSASLKTKFTESFVDSGVETMDSVNCSEMLDLPDEYDIDMSGDETEEAKAASTSHPATKHSARAIYDDNQEDEDMVEAHHVHESLSRVSSTESLSKLEDLESEMPTERVKNFVNEIMRIDLPKSPTSGDLNVNLKESDRLTRAEYLQNAILQRSATAPSLTVSKSNTGRPDTARRSDIPCSHINIDLTLDTTPKANVRTVRQGRERSTSARSSRDVNGTSVSVSVIDLMKNVSNDENRSPVSERCRWPTRLLTRPRSPHMKMPYSQREQKIDLNLGGRHIEAHERIPLPQRRAQSAHPLSRTIASATSRTPATPKPPIKRPQTASLPMTYRKPEPNKETVILSVHPFANSDALYPNKNLLTSYHHGFKSIWPTGRKINFIQNKKPFESFELNSYSRAIERKQFPFKTKHNTSIKQATPVVSTDESMCLIAHKQQVIKGNNTKHSDDAKKPSVRKLSLYLATDSTPRMAR; encoded by the exons GAACCTAAACAGGCAGAAGATCCGTACACTGTTCTGAAGACCCAAGCCTGCGACG ccATACGCAATGCATTCAGTTTGGCATTTCCGGAAGGGGAAGAACTCAAGCTGAATATTGACAATGCGTTTCCCTTGCTTAAGTCCCTTGGATTTAACCCCCACGTTGAGAAAGTGGTAGATCTAGTCAGAGAATCGGGCATAGAAT CATTTGGGGAGATCGATCCTACGGAATTTGAAACTGTAGTGCTTGGTCTAGTCCAGACTAAAGATGCAGAACTATGGGATAAACGCCTGGAGGAAAAACAACGTCAACACGATCTTCGGGAGGCGGAGAAGGCGAAAAAAGAGGCGGATCTTATAAAACTAGAAGCAG ATCGGCGGCGGGCGGGATTTGACGTGGAGGAGGTGGAAACCGACGAGTTTGAGGAGTTCGAGCGGCGGCGGCAGGAGGAGGCGGCCCTCCTCGCGCGTGAGGCCCGGGAGGATCAGCTATATGACAACATGCAGATGGCCTTTAA GTTCATCGACTCAGACGGCGACGGCGTGATATCTACAAGCGATGTTTACAACCTTATGATGGGGCTGGGCGAAATGTTGACGGACGACGAACTCTTCGGCATGGTGAACGTGgttgaccttgactgtgacggCAAGGTCACGTTTGATG ATTTTCGGAAGTTTTTACTGCCACAGTCAGGAGACGAGACACTTATTACATCTCCAGCAGAATTAGCGCAGCGTCTCATTGAAAGCACTGCCCCAGTTAGCGTAGCATACGACACTAAGGCTGAAAACGCTGACAAGGATGCAGACGTTCTAAACGAAAACGTCGGCGAAAACGCAGACGTAATTCCTAATCAAAACGCAGACGATGTAAACGGAGGTGGTGTTGAAACAGAATTAGGAAGCGGTGAAAAGGAAAAGGAGGAAACAGCAGTCACCTCAGAGGCTGAAGTAGTTACAGAGAAGACTGAAGAAGATACGAAAAAGAAAGCTGACTATCAGCGGAAACGTTCTATGTTGTGGGGGTATACCTCTTCTTCTTCTACAGACACT GTCAAGCGAGAGGATCGTGTGACGTCAGTATCATCTGAGAGCGACAGCGTTTTCTTAGACGCGAAGCAGACTACACCTGATACACCGGAAGTGATAACCGATGATGGCACGCTCGATTGTGCAAATTTAGAAAAACCGGAAGTAGATGATGATAATCGATTAACTGATCCACCGGATACCCCGGGTCAGCTTCTGTTAGACGCTATTAAAGAAGAAGACGAACATTCTAACTATGATGTTGAAAGAAAAGGAGATGAAAAAGAAGTGAATgataaacatgaacaaaaacCTGATGTTAAACCGGTTTTACACATTGAACATAAGAAGAAATTATTTTCCAGACAAAGTTCGTCTGCTTCTTTGAAAACTAAATTCACTGAAAGTTTTGTTGACTCTGGTGTAGAAACAATGGATTCTGTAAATTGTTCAGAGATGCTTGATCTACCTGACGAATACGATATAGATATGTCAGGGGATGAAACGGAAGAGGCGAAAGCAGCGTCAACATCGCATCCAGCAACAAAGCACTCTGCACGTGCTATTTACGACGATAACCAAGAAGACGAGGACATGGTAGAAGCACACCACGTGCATGAGTCATTGTCACGTGTTAGTTCTACGGAATCTTTAAGCAAACTGGAAGATTTGGAATCAGAAATGCCTACTGAACGAGTAAAAAACTTCGTTAATGAAATAATGCGTATTGATTTACCGAAAAGCCCTACATCCGGGGATTTAAATGTAAACCTCAAAGAATCGGATCGCTTAACACGTGCGGAGTATTTGCAAAATGCAATTTTGCAGCGTTCTGCCACAGCACCATCATTGACAGTTTCAAAAAGTAACACCGGTCGCCCGGACACTGCCCGTAGATCTGATATTCCTTGCTCACATATTAACATTGACCTGACCCTCGACACAACGCCAAAGGCTAACGTCAGGACGGTCAGACAAGGCAGGGAACGCTCAACAAGTGCGCGATCATCACGGGACGTTAACGGAACGTCTGTTAGTGTTAGTGTCATTGACCTCATGAAAAATgtatccaatgatgaaaataggTCGCCAGTGTCGGAGCGCTGTCGGTGGCCAACGAGGCTTCTGACACGGCCAAGGTCGCCTCACATGAAAATGCCGTATTCCCAAAGAGAGCAGAAAATTGACTTAAACCTTGGTGGAAGACATATCGAGGCTCATGAGAGGATACCGCTTCCGCAGAGGCGTGCTCAGTCGGCGCATCCCCTCAGTCGCACAATCGCATCGGCAACGTCAAGAACGCCAGCGACGCCAAAACCACCCATTAAGCGTCCACAGACGGCGAGCCTTCCAATGACGTACCGGAAACCGGAACCGAACAAAGAAACAGTGATCCTGTCAGTCCATCCTTTTGCAAACTCAGATGCTCTCTATCCAAACAAAAATCTTTTAACTTCCTACCACCACGGTTTTAAATCAATTTGGCCCACTGGGcgtaaaattaacttcatccaAAATAAGAAACCGTTTGAGTCTTTCGAATTAAACTCCTACTCGCGGGCAATCGAAAGAAAGCAGTTCCCATTTAAGACAAAACATAACACCAGCATTAAACAGGCTACTCCTGTTGTTTCTACGGACGAGTCGATGTGTTTAATAGCACACAAGCAACAAGTAATTAAAGGGAACAATACGAAACATTCAGATGATGCTAAAAAGCCGTCAGTTAGGAAATTGTCTTTATACCTAGCAACAGACAGTACGCCAAGAATGGCACGTTGA
- the LOC128205150 gene encoding uncharacterized protein LOC128205150 isoform X3, with amino-acid sequence MEKYGLIVIFAIYAMEPKQAEDPYTVLKTQACDAIRNAFSLAFPEGEELKLNIDNAFPLLKSLGFNPHVEKVVDLVRESGIESFGEIDPTEFETVVLGLVQTKDAELWDKRLEEKQRQHDLREAEKAKKEADLIKLEADRRRAGFDVEEVETDEFEEFERRRQEEAALLAREAREDQLYDNMQMAFKFIDSDGDGVISTSDVYNLMMGLGEMLTDDELFGMVNVVDLDCDGKVTFDDFRKFLLPQSGDETLITSPAELAQRLIESTAPVSVAYDTKAENADKDADVLNENVGENADVIPNQNADDVNGGGVETELGSGEKEKEETAVTSEAEVVTEKTEEDTKKKADYQRKRSMLWGYTSSSSTDTVKREDRVTSVSSESDSVFLDAKQTTPDTPEVITDDGTLDCANLEKPEVDDDNRLTDPPDTPGQLLLDAIKEEDEHSNYDVERKGDEKEVNDKHEQKPDVKPVLHIEHKKKLFSRQSSSASLKTKFTESFVDSGVETMDSVNCSEMLDLPDEYDIDMSGDETEEAKAASTSHPATKHSARAIYDDNQEDEDMVEAHHVHESLSRVSSTESLSKLEDLESEMPTERVKNFVNEIMRIDLPKSPTSGDLNVNLKESDRLTRAEYLQNAILQRSATAPSLTVSKSNTGRPDTARRSDIPCSHINIDLTLDTTPKANVRTVRQGRERSTSARSSRDVNGTSVSVSVIDLMKNVSNDENRSPVSERCRWPTRLLTRPRSPHMKMPYSQREQKIDLNLGGRHIEAHERIPLPQRRAQSAHPLSRTIASATSRTPATPKPPIKRPQTASLPMTYRKPEPNKETVILSVHPFANSDALYPNKNLLTSYHHGFKSIWPTGRKINFIQNKKPFESFELNSYSRAIERKQFPFKTKHNTSIKQATPVVSTDESMCLIAHKQQVIKGNNTKHSDDAKKPSVRKLSLYLATDSTPRMAR; translated from the exons atggaaaaatatggacTTATTGTGATATTCGCTATTTATGCCATG GAACCTAAACAGGCAGAAGATCCGTACACTGTTCTGAAGACCCAAGCCTGCGACG ccATACGCAATGCATTCAGTTTGGCATTTCCGGAAGGGGAAGAACTCAAGCTGAATATTGACAATGCGTTTCCCTTGCTTAAGTCCCTTGGATTTAACCCCCACGTTGAGAAAGTGGTAGATCTAGTCAGAGAATCGGGCATAGAAT CATTTGGGGAGATCGATCCTACGGAATTTGAAACTGTAGTGCTTGGTCTAGTCCAGACTAAAGATGCAGAACTATGGGATAAACGCCTGGAGGAAAAACAACGTCAACACGATCTTCGGGAGGCGGAGAAGGCGAAAAAAGAGGCGGATCTTATAAAACTAGAAGCAG ATCGGCGGCGGGCGGGATTTGACGTGGAGGAGGTGGAAACCGACGAGTTTGAGGAGTTCGAGCGGCGGCGGCAGGAGGAGGCGGCCCTCCTCGCGCGTGAGGCCCGGGAGGATCAGCTATATGACAACATGCAGATGGCCTTTAA GTTCATCGACTCAGACGGCGACGGCGTGATATCTACAAGCGATGTTTACAACCTTATGATGGGGCTGGGCGAAATGTTGACGGACGACGAACTCTTCGGCATGGTGAACGTGgttgaccttgactgtgacggCAAGGTCACGTTTGATG ATTTTCGGAAGTTTTTACTGCCACAGTCAGGAGACGAGACACTTATTACATCTCCAGCAGAATTAGCGCAGCGTCTCATTGAAAGCACTGCCCCAGTTAGCGTAGCATACGACACTAAGGCTGAAAACGCTGACAAGGATGCAGACGTTCTAAACGAAAACGTCGGCGAAAACGCAGACGTAATTCCTAATCAAAACGCAGACGATGTAAACGGAGGTGGTGTTGAAACAGAATTAGGAAGCGGTGAAAAGGAAAAGGAGGAAACAGCAGTCACCTCAGAGGCTGAAGTAGTTACAGAGAAGACTGAAGAAGATACGAAAAAGAAAGCTGACTATCAGCGGAAACGTTCTATGTTGTGGGGGTATACCTCTTCTTCTTCTACAGACACT GTCAAGCGAGAGGATCGTGTGACGTCAGTATCATCTGAGAGCGACAGCGTTTTCTTAGACGCGAAGCAGACTACACCTGATACACCGGAAGTGATAACCGATGATGGCACGCTCGATTGTGCAAATTTAGAAAAACCGGAAGTAGATGATGATAATCGATTAACTGATCCACCGGATACCCCGGGTCAGCTTCTGTTAGACGCTATTAAAGAAGAAGACGAACATTCTAACTATGATGTTGAAAGAAAAGGAGATGAAAAAGAAGTGAATgataaacatgaacaaaaacCTGATGTTAAACCGGTTTTACACATTGAACATAAGAAGAAATTATTTTCCAGACAAAGTTCGTCTGCTTCTTTGAAAACTAAATTCACTGAAAGTTTTGTTGACTCTGGTGTAGAAACAATGGATTCTGTAAATTGTTCAGAGATGCTTGATCTACCTGACGAATACGATATAGATATGTCAGGGGATGAAACGGAAGAGGCGAAAGCAGCGTCAACATCGCATCCAGCAACAAAGCACTCTGCACGTGCTATTTACGACGATAACCAAGAAGACGAGGACATGGTAGAAGCACACCACGTGCATGAGTCATTGTCACGTGTTAGTTCTACGGAATCTTTAAGCAAACTGGAAGATTTGGAATCAGAAATGCCTACTGAACGAGTAAAAAACTTCGTTAATGAAATAATGCGTATTGATTTACCGAAAAGCCCTACATCCGGGGATTTAAATGTAAACCTCAAAGAATCGGATCGCTTAACACGTGCGGAGTATTTGCAAAATGCAATTTTGCAGCGTTCTGCCACAGCACCATCATTGACAGTTTCAAAAAGTAACACCGGTCGCCCGGACACTGCCCGTAGATCTGATATTCCTTGCTCACATATTAACATTGACCTGACCCTCGACACAACGCCAAAGGCTAACGTCAGGACGGTCAGACAAGGCAGGGAACGCTCAACAAGTGCGCGATCATCACGGGACGTTAACGGAACGTCTGTTAGTGTTAGTGTCATTGACCTCATGAAAAATgtatccaatgatgaaaataggTCGCCAGTGTCGGAGCGCTGTCGGTGGCCAACGAGGCTTCTGACACGGCCAAGGTCGCCTCACATGAAAATGCCGTATTCCCAAAGAGAGCAGAAAATTGACTTAAACCTTGGTGGAAGACATATCGAGGCTCATGAGAGGATACCGCTTCCGCAGAGGCGTGCTCAGTCGGCGCATCCCCTCAGTCGCACAATCGCATCGGCAACGTCAAGAACGCCAGCGACGCCAAAACCACCCATTAAGCGTCCACAGACGGCGAGCCTTCCAATGACGTACCGGAAACCGGAACCGAACAAAGAAACAGTGATCCTGTCAGTCCATCCTTTTGCAAACTCAGATGCTCTCTATCCAAACAAAAATCTTTTAACTTCCTACCACCACGGTTTTAAATCAATTTGGCCCACTGGGcgtaaaattaacttcatccaAAATAAGAAACCGTTTGAGTCTTTCGAATTAAACTCCTACTCGCGGGCAATCGAAAGAAAGCAGTTCCCATTTAAGACAAAACATAACACCAGCATTAAACAGGCTACTCCTGTTGTTTCTACGGACGAGTCGATGTGTTTAATAGCACACAAGCAACAAGTAATTAAAGGGAACAATACGAAACATTCAGATGATGCTAAAAAGCCGTCAGTTAGGAAATTGTCTTTATACCTAGCAACAGACAGTACGCCAAGAATGGCACGTTGA